The Diabrotica undecimpunctata isolate CICGRU chromosome 3, icDiaUnde3, whole genome shotgun sequence genome includes the window TCTGGATTATACTCCAACTCATCCTGGAAACCTAACATGTgagacagatgacataaaaattaTCTTTCTTCCTCCTAATGTGACAAGCTTGGTGCAACCGATGGATCAAGGGGTGATTGAAAGCTTGAAAAGACGTAAATTATTATCCGAAATTTTACAATGCGCAGAAAGTGAAGATCTCAAtcttatgtatataaaaaaaaattaacttaaaggACGTAATTTACATGTTAGCTTCCGCCTTCCAAGAAATTCCTGCTTCTTTTCGTAGAAAGTCTCGGCGAAAACTTTGGGCCAACATTGACGAACTTGTTGAGTGTCAACAATCACAAGAAGAAGATAATTCTACCACCATTCTTCATGATCTCCAAATGTTATTCCGAAAATGTCCAATTGCAGGCCGAATATATTGAAGAATGGATGAACTGTGACGAGGAACTTGAAAACGAATTTTTAACAGACGACGAAATAATTACACTAGCAACACATGAAGAGCCCTATGAAAAAGAGGcgactgatgatgatgatgttgacgGAGAGGAAAAGGTCGGCCACACCGAAGTGAGGGCTGCAATGGAGGTGGCATTGAAGTATATTGAACAAAAACCTGGGTCATATTCAATAAACCTGGGTCTTTGTTgttaaaaaatggagagatatagcttttaaaaattcacttaatgtcaagaaacagaagaaaattaccgatttttttaaaacaagtttgtaaaatatttaaatatgtataatatatgtacatagaaataaatagtatttttcaaCTGTATACTCCGTGATCTTTATTAATATACACCTTCCTGTACATGTGTttgatatatgtatgtatgtactgGATTTTTCTCATGAAAATGCCTGCACATCGGATTAACCGGCCATGTGGTCAACCGGCCAGGTTCTGGCCCCGAGGTGGCCGGTTAAGAGGGAGTCTACTATATTACCATCGCCAATTGCACCGTATATGAGATAATATTAGTGAATAAATCAGTTCTTATCACatcattattaaataaaaaataatggtgACCATTTTCGGCATTCAGCCGCTTCAGACCTACATAAGGATCTTATGTAAAAGCCTGTTTataaattaaacaagttttgagTGCAGCATCAGCAATATAATCCTCAATTCTGTAGTGGTAGCACAGTATTGTCATTATTTTTGGCATTTTCtgttccaataaaatttaaatattgcatTGATAGacctgttatatttattttagctGCAATACttgattattttaatttaattttatttattcagAATATATAATCCAAAATGAAGACTACCGAAAAAATTTAAACCAGTGTGCGACATGGATTAGAGAAAATCTAAACGAAAAAGATTCGAACGCAATCAAGACAAGTCTTTGACATTTGTAttataagtatttgtatatttaataaaaaaaaataaaaagcttcTGGTGTTTGTATTATACctgtttaaaaaacaaatttaatttctTAAAGATACAGTTTATAAGTAAGAATTAAACAAATTGAAAGTACGAATATAATTAAATCTCACAATGAACACTTCTTTTTTGTTCACTGTATATTAAATGCTAAATAGCTGATCATTTAACTCATTATTTTACAGCTGGTATGAATTACCTGGGTAAACTAAACTAAATCTTAAACTAAGTacctaattttttaaataattagtaTAAATATTCTTACTATGGAAAGTGGTGGCAAAGTGTTACTGAAAATTTGTAATAGTAAATCTACCTGATAGTCCAGTAGAGATTTGTAAATATAGAGGATTTGGACAATTTTAGATAAATGTTTACTCGAAAGTGTGGTAGTACCTACTGATATCAAATGTGGTAACTACTGCGGATTTATTTACCTTAATATGTGAGTCAAACAACACCAATAAGGgagtaaaaataaaagtttattccGTCACATAAGATAACACTTGTTACAACATGAGAGCTATATATAGATTACCTTAAACtctgataaaaaaatttaaatcgcttgtttctaataaaaaaacCATCTTCCGTTTTTTCATCTCATCCCTCTGTTGTTAATACCGTACTCAATACATTCTTTCATCAATTGACATGTGAAAAAAATAGTTATTTGTCCAAAGGCCTTAACTTTGCAATCACTCCCGCAAGAATTCCAACTGAAAAGACCGCCCTCCGAACAATTCCCATAACTTCGAGCCGTTTGGGTATTGCTAACTGTCTAAATACTGCCGGCTTTAAAATTGCCCAGCGAATAATTCGCAGCTCTAAAAAATTTCGCTTCCTTTATGAGAtactaatttttatataaaaattaacgtCTTGACCAAGAATACTTCCTGTTACAACACGACCTAAACTCCAAATTAAAGTTAGATGACAACATGTTTTTGATGTAACGGACCATAAGTTACCTAATATACAGCTCTAAAAGTCCCGCTTGCTTTATGATAcacaaatttttatataaaaaaatcaacgtCTTGTTAAAGGATACTTCGTGTTACAACACGATCAATCTTAACTGCAAATTAACGCCAGATGACAACTTTTTTCTGATGTAATGGACCATAAGATACCTAATATAATTAAAAGTCTATAATTCCTAAAAAATATTCCCTACAATTTATGGGTTTCTCAAAATCCACATAGAAAACATATCCCTTCGTCCGATTGTCAATGCCATTAACTCACCAGCATACAAACTCACAAAATACTTACCAAACAGATTTAAATCTTATACTGGTCGCACTTCTTCTTTTATCAGTAATTCCACATTTCATTAGCTTGGCTCATCTGGCTAATGAAAACAAGCCTTTAGGTCGGGCTGATAAATACTGAtctacttatttttattttagagatAACTTCTTTAAGCAAGAATCTAGAACCTCAAGCCCTTAAACCCGTTACATCGAAAGTATGACTATATGTTAAGACATTTATCACTGGTTTCACAGACAAAACATTCGTACTTTATTTTTCGATCATCTGAACACAACATACAAGTATAAAATTTACAATGGAGGTAGAAAATAATTGGTCCTTCCTCTTTCTCAATGTGTCTGCCACTAGTGGGCCAAATAGTTGACTGTGTAATCCAGTGCACAGAAAACCAACtcatacaattttttatttacatgcTTCATCACTCTACCACCTTGCCtaaaaaaatttctatttctttaataCACTAGCTCAAAGTTATAGGAATACTTATCCGGAATAGTGTCTCTCCAATACAGAATCCTATAGATTATCCATCGACATCTAAATCCTTCTACAAATCTACATAACTCTGATCCTACTACTACCTATACTGCCTTTCTTAAATTTACACAGACATGATTCCATCGCAAAGAAGGCATCCACTCAGGAAGATTTCTGATTCCTAAATATTTACCAGCAGCTCTCTTATTTTGGTGCTGTATATTTCAGCCAATTTTTTCTGTGGCCATATATTACGTCGGTCAACGGAAGTCCCGGGCCTAACCGTGAGATATCGACTCTAATAAATTATCCACACGGCATTTCGTTAGTGCCAACCCTCAAAGGCTTACTGACAAAATTTCATGTCATTCGGATTATTATTTAGCGAATTGAGTGCTTGAAGTGACACTCATTTTGCGTTTGATTACTGTTATTTGATGGGACAAAATCCGTCCAAACTTAGCAATGGCTCAAAAATGTTACTGGGACTCTGCTCCATCGATTACAACCATTAAACGATGGTTTGCTGAATTCAAACGCGGTAGTTACTGATAAAGATGATGCTGAGCTCCCTAGAAGGCCAAATGGGGCAGTTATTCCCGAAACATCGAAAAGAAGCTGAAAATTATTGTGGGAAACCGCAAAGTGAAGTTTCAAGAGATAGCTGCCACTCTAAAGCTATCAAAGGATAGAGTTTTCACTATTATACACGAACATTTGGGTATGAGAAAGTTGTTTTCCAAAGGTGGCCGCGTTTTCTCACACCAGACCAAAAATAACAACGAATTAATGAGTCTCTGTGTTGTTATAACATGTTTAATCGGAATAAGTCGGAGTTTTTGCATCGGTATGTTACAATGAATAAAACGTGGATCCATCACTTCACTCCGAAATCAACTCAGCTGCACGACTTCTACATTGGTTTATTTGGGCGTTTAAAGACCCATATCTTAAAGAAAAGGTCTCATTTGTTgaagaaaaaattgttttcgCCAAAACAATGCACTGTGTCACAAGTCGATGAAAACGATGGCAAAATTGAGCTTTGAATTGCTTCCACACTCATCATATAGTCCAGATCTAGCCTCCAGCGACTACCAGCTTTTTCCGATCTAAAAAAAAATGCTCCGTGGCTAGAGATATCGCTCCAATGAGGAAGTAATCGCCGAAACTGAAGCTACTTTAAAGACAAAGGGtaaataaagaataatttttgcaaaaaatgttgttttactaGTTATGCCCGGGATCTATTGACCAACGGCATCAGTGAAATAGGTCGGTCTGTTTAATCCCAAATTCAAAGAGTTACCAAACATGTATTAGATATAGTCTTTCCCTCCAATATGGATTCCACATTGTTTAAGAAAACCTTTGTGTTGGTATGTGCCATACCCAAATTTGAATGTAGGCAACTCATCTCCATACCTGTGTTGTGTATTAAGTGTACATAGACATATATGGGATCTACAGTAACATTAAAACCGAATGGTGTAGAATCTATACTAAACAGATTATGCCCTCGCCTCGGGGTGAAACCTACATTCTTTCTACAAATCCCTATACTCTGGAAAGATATGTGTAACAATTTGAAGAAATCCACAAATTGTAAATAGAGAAGAAGACTATTTCTCATACTTCATCTGAAACCCAGTTCTGCAATGTCTGCCAGAACACACCTAAAGCCCCTACAAGTTGTAACTGTGACCTCCACTAAATGAAAGAACGACTTAGGTGCGATGACTTGAAATACCAGCTATATAAGGTCTCCCTCCTGGTTAGATAATGGTATTTTCATTTTCATGTATAGGTACTTGATTCAAACTATCTTGTGACATGAAAGGTTCGGCAAGCAGTAAGACCTGGTTAATTTACATGATTTGAAACCATGAAACAAAAATGACTTATTACAGTAACAGTGACGAATGTGAAAATCAactaaatatttattctaccatCTAAAAACTTTCCTATACTGTATCCTACAATGTCTCGAATTGAATAACTCACTTTTTTTAATTGACTGTTTTTGTTATACAGTGGAACCTGcttaatttgaatttttattCTCGTCCTTAGCATTTCCTATATAAGTAATGGTAAAAATTAATAACGTGAATAATTCGAACTTTTCTACTAGCTAAAATGCCAATTTCATGCTGAAAATTTCCGCTAAAAGAGGTAGTATTCCTTCCTGTCCTAAGGCGACACTTCTTGTTTTAAGGCCCTTTTACATTGTACCTGTATCTGGCACCTAAATTCTACCCCACCCGGAACGCTTATTTAGTTAAGACACATTTTAATGCTAAAAGAATtctttagcaatatactgtggttgAGATGCGTTGGCGATGCAACCACCGCAGTATGTCACTGTGTTTAGAGCGAAGATGTCTTCGCATAGTAAACTTCGAACATACAAAACTTTGATgtcatcgaaaaaaaaaaaaatagaggcaattaaagaagtagaaaagggGACGAAGAAAAAATCTTGAGATTGCCAAGGACTTTGGAATTCCTCCTAACACATCCACCTActtgaagaataaagaaaaaattctcaAGAGTGAAAGTGAGTGCTGTAAAGAACGAAAAAGGTTAAGGGAGTCGGAAAATCCAAATTTATACATTTGTGTTTTAAAATGGTTCAAACAAGCCAGGGATCAGAAGATTCCCGTGAGTGGTCCCCTTATAGGAAGAAAAGCTAAACAATTTGCTATTAGAATGGGGAAAAACAATTTTAAGGAAAGTATAAGGTGGCTTGACGGCTTCAAAAAAAGCAACAAAATTTCATTCAAATCCATTTGTGGAGAAAGTGAGTCTGTTAATAAGCAAGAAGCCAACCAATGAAAAAAAATTGGAGATGATTCAGGATATAGATGAAAGAGATATCTTAAATGTTGATgacacttttttttttcaatgcacTCCTGACAAACACTGGCATTTAACAACGAAAAATGTCACGGAGGAAAACTAAGCCAAGAAAGAGTCACTCTCATAATTGATGCAAACATGGACGGATCAGAAAGACTGTCTCTACTGATGATTGGCAAGTTGGTTAATCCACGTTGTTTTAGGAACGTCATGTCAAGACCAGTGGAATATGTGAATATTGCAAGAGCTTGGATGACTAGTGATCTTTTCCAGAAATGGCTGATCAAATTAGACGAAAAGTTCATAAAAGaaaagttattttgtttattgacaactgTACAGCACACAACAGTATCCCACTGATGGAAAATGTAAGTTATGTTTTTCCTGCTAACATGACTTCAGTTCTCCAGACTATGGACCAGAGcattataaaaaacatttttacataCGTTTATTGGTTGAAAACGTATTGACGGAAGATTGTGACTCCCATAAAATAAAGTTAGACATTCTTCAAGCTTCTCGAATGTGTAAAAAAGCTTGGGACAAACTTACACCCTAAACGATCAAACACTGTTTCAAAAAAGCTGGTTTCGTAAAAAATGAGAACGCAAAAAACGCTAACGTCACTTTAACAGAAAAGCTGCTTTCAGTTGACGGCTGGGAGAACGTCATTTCTGATCCTGCCATCTCTTATGAAGATTTTGTCAACGTGGATGAAGATGTTGCAGTATCTGGTGAGATAACCGATGCAGAGATCATTGCTGAGGGGCGTAAGAACAATGATGAATAACAAGAGAGTGGTAAAGACGATACATCTCACTTGCGGGGGATATACAGTTCAGAGTGCAACCGAAATATTTTTAGTTCAGTGAATATCTTAGAATCTTTCGTCATTACCGAGGAGCTAAATTCTAAAACGCAGCAAAAAATTTCGGATTTCTTTGGAAAAATTAAAGTCTGTCTTTTGTCGTTAATTGTAACAAAtgttattttcaataattttgttaagacaaaatgttttattgttttaatgacTCGTTCTCACTGGacgattttttttttctcaagATTGGCCGAAAATACCAATGAGAACACCTGCAAATGATAAAAATCGACAAATTTTTATAgcttgcaaatgttttaattgGTATTCTGGCCCATTTTTTAGGTTGACAAAATTCGAGCAAGGATAGTAACGAAAATATCTGCAAGCCATAAAAATGGTCAACTAATGTGGATTTTTATCGTTTGCAGATGTTTTTGTAGGTATCTTTgttttttgtagatatatttttcattaaatttttttaagtctcCTAAGATTCGAATTATCCAAGTTTCACTGTATTATAgtcatataaaaaaatcaataaaaaaataagcTAGGTAACACAGTGTGAAATTTGCAGAAAAATTCACAAACCAATAGATCTACAAACAATCGTTAGATAAGGGGACAGCTCACTAACCAATCTGATCACTGATGAAATCATAAggttcaaaaatgaaaaaaaaatgtaaactacTAGTTGGCAAAACTATAGAAAGTGATGGAAGTGGAATACGACACCAAATTAAATCATAATTCGAGGATGAAAGGAAACTAACCAACAGCAATGTGCGGTCAGCATTTAACAGAAACTAGGatatacaaaattataataagatcaataaaacaaatagaaataGCATGAGATACAAATTAAAACCTATTGCCTAATGTGTTTTCTAGCAGAAAAGAGAACAAATGGCATATGAAATAATCCTTCACCaatgaatttttaatttataactaAAACAGTTTTAATAATTCCTAGCCGATTTCTAAGAAATATTTTACCAAATGACCTGTTTGATGCAAATTTTGAAACATCTTAAAGTTTTCATTTAACACTccatgttttcatttattttacatattataaacTATTGTATCAAATTATATTGTTTTCAACCACATTATTTCCATTGTATGAATATGGACATTGAATAAAAACACTAAATAcagtacaaaaattttattactcTTTCCTTACACAAAACGAAAACATACCTGTTAAATATCTGCCAACCACATGACTGTGGCTTTTAGGACCTCATGTTGCAGCAGAAATCTGTGAGCTGGAATATAAAACACACCCAAATTGTTTAGTAAATTGtgtttaatatattataaaaatggaACGATACCACAAGATCATACTTAACCTATTACATCTTCGATCATACCAGACAGTAGCTCCAGACTGAAACCAAATCATAATTCAATAACAACTGGCCTTTTAAATAGGGAATgataacttttaaaatacttgatatttaaatttaactaatattaccatttgaatttaataataaaatatatttttatctacaaaaaaaaattaaatcccacTCCCCAATGCTTCTTATACTGTTGAAAATATTTGGTGTACTTCTTTCCAAAAAGCTTTACCTCATAATTTTTAAAgagtttaaaaaataacaacattatCAAGTACCAAGAATTCATTACTTGGTacaaatctaaaatatttttggaagtttATAAGCTCTAAAAAAAGTAACATAGAAATGTTACCATTTTTAAGTTATCAATTTGAAGATATTCAACAGGCTTTTAAGATATGTAGTATTTAAGAAAAGGAAAAAGACCATAATTCTCAAAAGTATGTTAATTTCCATCAAATTGAGCAATATGTACTCATAGCAATGTCTTCGTAGAATTGGTCTTCATGTCCAATTAGACATAATTGACAATAGGATTTCATGTTGAACCAATCAACAAATTGATCATTTttgtaatgaaattaaaaatgatgttatttacatttgaaaaatttgtttttattttgttagatGTTAGAACAGGTAGGTTCTCTAACACTGTTAAAGTGTAGCTGAATAAATATTCTTTCGGCTGGCTAAATGTAATTAGGTACAAATTACTTCCGATTATTCCTTCGACCTGTGGTGTACTATCATTAAACAgtagttcttttttattttatagatttAAAATATGCTTTCTTACTCAGTAGAAATGTATTACATCAAATGACAAacagtatatttttaaatagtttgttAAATAGTTGATACAGTGCCATTTACTTGCTGTGTGCTTTgggttataaaaaatattatgactTAAAGTTGATACATGACCAGAACATTCGCTGGCGTGGGTGCTTTCTTCTACAGTTGAAATGTAAAAGGATGAAAGTTTGTTGTGCAATCTCACAAAAATCAAAGACAATGTGGTGGTGCAGCAAGGGGAAAGAAGTAGGAGCGTTGTTGCTAAGGTTGGATTAATTGAaaagttgttttatttataaCTGTTCTTGACtatttttttaaccatttttgTTCACAATAACCAACAAAATTTATCAGGTCAAGTAAAATTTGTGAATATCATTTGAAAATTAACAGGTTTGTAGTTGACCTTTTGAAGCACAATTATTTTGAGCTGGTGGTAAAATTGTGGAAATTGTGGTAAAGGTAAAAAATGACAGCTCTAATTTATTACTGTGCACTGAATGTGGTAAGCTAGCCACATTAGAGGTTAAATGTTTACAGTTAAGAAACAAacatattaaaattcttttgtgAAAACTGTGAAATTGGTCTAAGAAGGTTCCTGAAATAATTGCTGAggatgcaaaatttaaaaaaagtattgaTATTTTGGTTGATAGAAGCGGTGCTCAATTAATCAATTAACTAGGTCAATACTAATAACTAATACTAAATCTAGTATgaagaatatcaaaaaatatagGAATCTTTCAATGGAAAATAATgcagttaattaatttataataataaattataatttataattaagtTCATTTAATTGATACTTGGATTCAGTtgacattaattttatttacaatgaGATTTATACTAAATGTCAAAACATAATTTCTCCATTTGTACTATATCTGTTCAAGTTCTAATATGCTGCTCAccaataaattataaatttaaagtaTATCAGGCATACATACAATTTaaatatcaaatttttaaaagttaagaaaataaaaatataaagctCATCCCACCTTTTAAAATTAGATCAGAAGGGGAAAATGTGAAAGCCTTCTGCCCCTTCTTTAACTCCTGTTGTTCTGCTCGAATCCTAAAACGTTAAAAAATCACCAGTAACAATTCAACAAAAAAGTTTGAGTGTAAGGAAAGAGCTATCACATATTGTTATAATAAATACTGCATATACAGATCAGTCCAGCCATATTTTTATATGTTAATTGaatattatgtttaaatgatGTCATGACTATTTATAGTATACAACTATATTTCTATGAAAATGTTATTATGTCCATTATGTTAATATTCTCTAATAATCTAAACTTTtagtacataaataaaaaaaatactaatataaaaatattgataaaccaGGTGAAATCAACATagataacttaaaattaattatttatgagAAACTTAACAGAATAACTCTATCTTCCCTTCTATATTTTAGTTTCTGGCAAACTGATCATATATATAAGAAAACCTAAAGCTAATATTTACAtagtaaataacaaaatacagacatttttAAAGTTCTTTAAAGCTGACTCCAAGATTTTCCAGCTGTCTCACTACATTTTGAACAAAATTCTAGGGAAACTCTATGTTTTGAAACATGTAAACATACTCCTGCATCATCATTTTCATGGACATCTTGTGTGGTATAGTTATGATCTTCAAGACTTGATGTTGGTGAATTAATTTGAAACAAATCATCTGGAAAATGTAATGGATGTTGGGTAATGTCACCATAAATATCCATATTTAAATTTGGGTCACTTAATAAACAGTCAAAACTGGGGAAATCTTCAATACTATCTGTGCTCTCTGTAGGCTTTGGAACATAAACATTGTTCAGTGATAAATTTTTATCCAATGAGGATGATACAGACATACCTGTGCTTGTGTGAATATTCctgattaaatttttaatatcacCGCTATTGGCTATGACACTATTTAGATATTTCTTTTCTTGCTTTAAGTCTTTTATTATCAAAGATTGGTTTTTAAGTATAGAATTTAACTTTTTGTTGTCATTTCTTAGTGACAATACCTCTCTTTCCAATTTGTTAAGATACAATTTTTTTCTCAAACGATTTTCTCGTGCCATTTGCGCGTTTTTAGATAAACATCTGGGCTTTCTTCTACTAATTGCATCAGTCTCACCGCATACAATGTTCTGAAAATTAGAATCAAGATAAGATAAATTTCTGACACCAGTCTTCTTAGATCTTACTTCGTTTTGATAATCTAATTCTTCTGAAGATTCGTCATCTGAAGAACTCATTTTAATTGAAACGTATGGCAAACGTTTTCCAGTGGACACCATTTTGACAAATCAAAAAATGTAAAAGGGTGTTATAAACCTGTACGCTTTCCAATATAGAACACCTTATGTTGTTTATAATAGATTTAAGCTGATTCTACCACTGAAACCGTTGAAAATAACAAAAACTGTAGTTTTACAATATAAAAAACCGATAACAGTTTACAAACCTTCGACATCGAAGAGTTACAAAAGAAAATGTCGGTTTTTGTACCAGTGCCAAGTGCCAAGCTGAAAGCTGACAAGGCTTGTCTCTAGACAAGGCGCCACGCCACTGTCAGTGCTGTTGACTTTGACAGCTAatggtttaaaattaaaaaaaaatgatcatTTAGTATGAACATTTAgcatgatttatttattttctcgGTGTTTCTAGTCGACTTGAAttgttacataatatatatcTTCAAATAGAAATTCATACATAACCAAAGTGATCAAAGCCACCACATCACTATGATTCTTTATTTGAACACACCCTCAGGAAGCCGACCTTTATCCTCAAACGTCACTTGTCAAAAGTCAAATTGTCAAAACCCAAAAATTTCTTTTTAGCGGCAGCATGGACGCAAGTTAACAAGTCGAATGCCCGCCGGTTTGTAGATAATTAATTGCATTTTACGAGTTTAGTTAAGGTTacaaacaataaaatacaatGGGTTCTTACTTGTCAGAGCCAGTAACTGATAAAGTATCTACAGATGAAAGTAATGATAAATTAAGTTGTGGCGCTAGTTCTATGCAAGGCTGGCGTATAACCCAAGAGGTAAGAATGCATTTCaaattgtataatatataattctTATGTTTTATCTGACTGTTACAACTCGTTACAACTGAATTTAGATACATAACTTAAACAATTTATGTTAGTTGTAAGTTTACATCTAGGGTTATACCGACAACAAATAACAATTACAGAGGCAcattttatctattttatctaaattaATCATTGTTGTATATCCGATCAAAACTAACAACTTAAATTGTTATCTACATACATTGTTATTTAACATAGCAACCTatatttattgaatttaaaaacaTTCAGAATGTGGGTATGGTAACCTCTATTTTCTAATGtataaatgtcaataaaaaatatagagatTATAGATCAAAATCAAATTATgataaatttagattttattgcATTAATAATCCTTTTTAGCTTCAATTTTCAATGAACTTTTTAATGGTGCACATACatcagaaaacattaaaaaagcatAGTCATTAACTTCAATActaaaacttaaaatattttgaGAAGTTTCTGCCAAGAGAATTCTAGAATGTCTGTTTAtgagaaaaatataaataatgttttttttacattttcttaatttatttatgttttgtattttgagaataatTTCCGAAGGGGAAATCGaaatatcaaaataaacttattttaaagtaaaagtgtggctttccaataaaaatagtaaattgttctTTTGTACATACTAATTCTGAAAAAATTTGAATTCCTAAAAGTACACAATTGACTTGTGTTGTAGACTCCACTGTTTcctattaataaattatatagttatttaataaaattataaatgtctttgttatacacatatatatatatatatatatatatatatatatatatatatatatatatatatatatatatatatatatatatatatatatatatatatatatatatatatatatatatatatatatatagaatacaGAATTCAATATTGAGAAATAATTAGAAGGGGTTCACTTCACAGGCGAGTCAGTATAAATAAGTCAACAAACTTTCACTAGGTTGGTTAAATTTTGGTTGGTAGTAATAGTGAAGAATAGAAAAAATTGGCCAATTattgaagaaatacaaaagtatCTTACAATGTTCAAGCAGAAAACTTAGAGTATGTATAGTACAAGACAAGCAGAACATGTTACTGAAAGGAGGACATACAGGAATAAATAGAATGTATGAACATTGTTAACGAGAAAGCAACCAGAATGTAACTGCAATGTCAACCatagaacaaaata containing:
- the LOC140437379 gene encoding CREB/ATF bZIP transcription factor-like isoform X2, whose amino-acid sequence is MVSTGKRLPYVSIKMSSSDDESSEELDYQNENIVCGETDAISRRKPRCLSKNAQMARENRLRKKLYLNKLEREVLSLRNDNKKLNSILKNQSLIIKDLKQEKKYLNSVIANSGDIKNLIRNIHTSTDDLFQINSPTSSLEDHNYTTQDVHENDDAGVCLHVSKHRVSLEFCSKCSETAGKSWSQL
- the LOC140437379 gene encoding uncharacterized protein isoform X1 — its product is MVSTGKRLPYVSIKMSSSDDESSEELDYQNENIVCGETDAISRRKPRCLSKNAQMARENRLRKKLYLNKLEREVLSLRNDNKKLNSILKNQSLIIKDLKQEKKYLNSVIANSGDIKNLIRNIHTSTGMSVSSSLDKNLSLNNVYVPKPTESTDSIEDFPSFDCLLSDPNLNMDIYGDITQHPLHFPDDLFQINSPTSSLEDHNYTTQDVHENDDAGVCLHVSKHRVSLEFCSKCSETAGKSWSQL